The window GTCTTAAGTCCTTTTGTTTAGCCTCTTGGAAATAAATACTTCCTGAAGTCGGTTCCAGTAATCCGGAAAGCATTTTTAATGTCGTTGTTTTACCCGCTCCATTTGCTCCTAGTAACGAAACACATCTTCCTTCATCTATATTAAAGGTAATTCCTTTTACAGCATTTGTTTCCCCATATTTTTTGACTAACCCTGTTACGTTTAATAGCTCCATTAATCATTTCTCCTCCCAATGACGAAGTAAAGCACTGGTCCAATTATGTTGATGAAAAGGATGATTAGAATCCACATCCATTTAGGTCCATTTGTTTTTTCTGAGCGAATGCAAAAAACTAATGCGATAATCACTAATAGTAATTGGATACCTAATATTGGTGCAATTACACCCCAAGGAACTTCATTTAACAGTTCTCTCATTTTTACCCCTCCAACTTGTTAATTGCTTTCCTTTGCTAAATCGTTCCCTTTTCAATAAATTCTATGAAAACTAAAAATCACTCTATTGATCGTTGTTAGAAAAGAATTAAGTAACTTCTTATAATAAAAGAGAGATTAAAATGATAATAATAAGTGGTACAAAGACAATTACATATCCAAACGGATTAGCCAAATTGATCGTCCAGCCCACGCCGAATCGCTTCTCAACAAAAATGGAAGGATCATTTTGATTAAAATAGAACATTCCACCCTTCCAATATTTGTCCTCATCTATGTCCATAATTCGTGCTTCAACTTGAATTTCCCTTACTTTATCTGAACGTCCTACTTTTATTGCAAAGATTAGTGTTCCTATCAATACTAATAATAAGAAACCAAATGGTATTACGATTTTCGTACCTCCATCCCCGACTTCCGGATGAATGGTCATGAGCTGGAAATAGCTCATTAACATCGTTACGCCCAACAAGACAATGTATAGCAACCAGCTAGAATATTTTCTTAAACTTAATTGACGATTACGAGATGATTCTAAAGCTGTCGCACTGAGCTTAATGCCTGATTTTTTAGTTGCTACATGGATGCCTAAAAACATCAATTGCATTGTCAATAACAATAAGGAAAGCTGTATTG is drawn from Lysinibacillus sp. SGAir0095 and contains these coding sequences:
- a CDS encoding PLDc N-terminal domain-containing protein, with product MRELLNEVPWGVIAPILGIQLLLVIIALVFCIRSEKTNGPKWMWILIILFINIIGPVLYFVIGRRND